The genomic segment AGGGAGTTAAATAGATTCGTCTCACCAGCAAGAGTTTTTTTCCATCTTATAATCAATGGAGAGCTAGTCCGACTGTAGTATAAATTATGGTCATAAAAAAAACCGTCTTCCGGAGCACCACTCGCATGAACCACATCTATCGTTTTTGAATAAAAAATGTTGTTATAAAATTTAAAGTTTTTCGCGACCCCATTGGTAGTGCTCATACCACATCCGACAGTTGTTTTACCTGATATAAACGTATTATTGTATATATTTACATCTTGAGACGGTCTAGCAGACCAACCGATTTTTAACCCAAGTCCATACATGTATAATGTAGTTGCCCTGTTAAAACGAATGTACCTATCATTTATCACAACATTTCTATAAACATACAAAGGCCCCCACGCCGGAGAAAAACTAATTCCAGTGTAGACATTATATAATGTGTTGCTGAAGACGCGACAATTGAAACAAACACTATCCACCCCTAAGCCCTCGGCAGTTTCATGGACTCGGTTGTATGATATTTCCAAATTATTATTAACATTATTCTCATCCGCGTCACTCTGAGCAGAGATACCATGAAGGAAACCCGTCACCTCGCAATTTGTCACCACATTATCATCTCCTGCCGATACAATCCAAATTCCGACACCTTCCATTGGCGCAGTAGTGTCGCTTTTAAAGTCACTGACCCACCATTCCGGATTGTATGTCTCTGTAATGTTACAGCCATCAATTCGTATTCTCGAAGAAAGAATCGTTTTAGCAAGGTTTGAGATAGTTATCCCATGCCTTCCCCCTTTGACATTTACATTTTGAACGGTAATATCGGTTGATTCTGTAATCTTTAGGGAAGAAGCACCACCATTTTTAACCGTCAGATTCGCTAACTTAATGTTTGTAGATTTATCAATAGTAACCGAATTGTCATATTCGCTTACTGTGATACCAGCAACCACCGGATCAAACCCTTTGGCATAAATCTTTTGATTTACCCTGTCATACCACACCCCTTCAGGAGGTTTACCGCCTGTGTTATCTGTAATTTCTGCAGCACTACCGTAAGTCCATATCCGAGTGCCGTCTGCGTCCCACGCAGCAAGTGTGCTGAGTGAGTGGGTAAAAGTGGTGACAAGGAATTCTTGTCCATTCAAGGTCTCCATTATCCATGTAGCGGAAGCCAAGTTTAAACCACCATCAATAATACAACCATTACGAGTCGTACCCATTATCGTTATCGGGTCTGTTGAGTTGCCTTTATTCAGTATATAAACCCTCTCGTGCCATACTCCATCCGGGATAACGATCGTGTCGCCAGGCAAAGCATTGTTTACTGCACTTTGAATCGTTGAGTATTGGAACTGGCTTCCCTCTTTTTTCGTTAAGACCACAGCCTGGCTGAATGCGGGAGCAGTAACAACTGCCATAATGCCGAATAATGCTAAAGCGACAACTAATGATAAATACCGTTTTCTAATCATGATTTGCACCTCTCTTAGAACTGACCTACTGCATTAACCAAGAGATGCATAGAATATGCCTTGAAACCTTTATTGATAGCAAGCAGATGATTAAAAGGGAATAAGAGATCAATCCCACTAGCGGTGGCATAATTTTACTTTTTCATTATTGACGTTAGTCCATAATTTGGAAAAGTTTCCGTGCCGATGTGATGTCCAGTAATAGATTTGATCTTGTGATTGATTACCCAGGGTAAAAGTTTAACAACATATTTCTTCATCACTGGTGATGCTGAACCGATCATCCAACAATTCTTCGGGCATTGTTTTACCTTCTCTCGGATTTCTGTTGCCTTTTCGCTTGTCCAAATTTCATTAAAATCGCTCACTTCGTTAAGATTTCCCATGCTTGCATACCAATATTTTCTTTCCATGCCGTTGCAAGGCAAGACTTCTCCATAGGGATCAATAAAGAAATTTTCTGTTCCAGCCTCACAAGGCAACAATCTAGGATTTCCTCGAATGTAGTTGATCAGCCCCAGATTGAAGAAAGCTCGGAACCATGATTTTGGATGATTGTCCTTCATCAACCGATTAATCAGTTCTTCAAAATTGCCACAGACTTCATCGATATTGGTGATGATGTTGTCGTCTTTATGAAAATAAAAGGAATTATGAAAGGCGGCAGTGGCGAACTGCATCTTGAGATTTTTACTGAGTTCATAAAGATGCAGCATATCGGAAGAATTGTTATTTGACACGGTAATCCCGAACCCGATGTCTTTGATTCCCATCCTTCGTAATCCTAAGAGGATTCGCAAGCCACGATCAAAGCCCCCCTCACGCCCCCTTAGTTCGTCGTTTTTCTGCGATAGGCCTTCAATGCTGACACGGAACCCAAGATTGGGAAATTTCTGGGCCATCCGTACAATCCGGTCTTCAAACCAGCCGCTGGTACTGATGACGACACGGTCGGTTTTCGTGAAAAGTATGAGGATGATCTCTTCCAAATCTTCCCGCACAAAGGGTTCGCCACCGGTCAAATTTACCAAGACCAGTTTTGGGAGTTTTTTCAGAAGATCCGGTTTGAATTCTTTTTTGATGTCAGACGGGTTAGTCCATATGTTACACATTTTGC from the Syntrophus gentianae genome contains:
- a CDS encoding radical SAM/SPASM domain-containing protein → MEASIITTYRCPMRCKMCNIWTNPSDIKKEFKPDLLKKLPKLVLVNLTGGEPFVREDLEEIILILFTKTDRVVISTSGWFEDRIVRMAQKFPNLGFRVSIEGLSQKNDELRGREGGFDRGLRILLGLRRMGIKDIGFGITVSNNNSSDMLHLYELSKNLKMQFATAAFHNSFYFHKDDNIITNIDEVCGNFEELINRLMKDNHPKSWFRAFFNLGLINYIRGNPRLLPCEAGTENFFIDPYGEVLPCNGMERKYWYASMGNLNEVSDFNEIWTSEKATEIREKVKQCPKNCWMIGSASPVMKKYVVKLLPWVINHKIKSITGHHIGTETFPNYGLTSIMKK
- a CDS encoding right-handed parallel beta-helix repeat-containing protein, whose translation is MIRKRYLSLVVALALFGIMAVVTAPAFSQAVVLTKKEGSQFQYSTIQSAVNNALPGDTIVIPDGVWHERVYILNKGNSTDPITIMGTTRNGCIIDGGLNLASATWIMETLNGQEFLVTTFTHSLSTLAAWDADGTRIWTYGSAAEITDNTGGKPPEGVWYDRVNQKIYAKGFDPVVAGITVSEYDNSVTIDKSTNIKLANLTVKNGGASSLKITESTDITVQNVNVKGGRHGITISNLAKTILSSRIRIDGCNITETYNPEWWVSDFKSDTTAPMEGVGIWIVSAGDDNVVTNCEVTGFLHGISAQSDADENNVNNNLEISYNRVHETAEGLGVDSVCFNCRVFSNTLYNVYTGISFSPAWGPLYVYRNVVINDRYIRFNRATTLYMYGLGLKIGWSARPSQDVNIYNNTFISGKTTVGCGMSTTNGVAKNFKFYNNIFYSKTIDVVHASGAPEDGFFYDHNLYYSRTSSPLIIRWKKTLAGETNLFNSLVAAMVATSNSGADWEANGINADPMLKGLSEYPCNVSLLSGSPAIGKGKNIKQLGWPDSLNVEGGQYNIGASQDNTVMAPSAPTLLKVASF